A single window of Patescibacteria group bacterium DNA harbors:
- the murB gene encoding UDP-N-acetylmuramate dehydrogenase → MEIKELLPEVQENISLAQHTTFKIGGNAKYFFVAQTKDNILKAVKAAQKCGLPFFILGGGSNILFSDNGFDGLIVKIQNPPARIATPAHSRYSVSGGQSVAGGKSKIQNNIIYAEAGVMLSYLVRLTEEAGLSGLEWAAGIYGTVGGAVRGNAGAFGGQILDVLKGVEYFDVVKDEIRQCNNRECHFDYRSSIFKENKNLIILSCEFELQKGDKENIKEKIDKYENYRLERHPLNYPSAGSIFKNPKLREDIIKNYPKIAKNGFVPAGFLIEQAGLKGKIIGKAQISEKHCNFIINLGGATAKNVLKLIGLVKKEIKNKFQIDLEEEISVI, encoded by the coding sequence ATGGAGATTAAAGAATTATTGCCAGAAGTGCAAGAAAATATTTCTTTGGCGCAACATACTACTTTCAAAATAGGTGGAAACGCGAAATATTTTTTTGTAGCTCAAACCAAGGATAATATTTTAAAAGCAGTGAAAGCAGCTCAAAAATGTGGGTTGCCATTTTTTATTTTAGGAGGCGGAAGCAATATTTTATTTTCTGATAATGGATTTGATGGACTGATTGTGAAAATCCAAAATCCACCTGCTCGTATTGCTACGCCAGCCCACAGTAGATACAGCGTTTCTGGCGGGCAAAGCGTTGCAGGCGGGAAATCCAAAATCCAAAATAATATTATTTATGCCGAGGCAGGAGTTATGTTGTCGTATTTGGTAAGATTAACAGAAGAGGCAGGATTATCTGGGTTAGAATGGGCAGCAGGTATTTATGGTACTGTCGGAGGAGCGGTGAGGGGAAATGCTGGCGCTTTTGGAGGGCAAATTTTGGATGTATTAAAAGGGGTTGAATATTTTGATGTTGTTAAAGATGAAATCAGGCAGTGTAATAATAGAGAATGCCATTTTGATTATCGCTCAAGTATTTTTAAAGAAAATAAAAATTTAATTATTCTTTCTTGTGAGTTTGAGTTGCAAAAAGGGGATAAGGAAAATATTAAGGAAAAGATTGATAAATACGAAAATTATCGATTAGAGCGCCATCCATTGAATTATCCTTCAGCAGGGTCAATTTTTAAAAATCCAAAATTGAGAGAGGATATAATAAAAAATTATCCAAAAATTGCGAAAAATGGATTTGTCCCAGCTGGATTCCTAATAGAGCAAGCCGGGCTTAAGGGTAAAATAATCGGTAAGGCGCAGATATCTGAAAAACATTGCAATTTTATTATTAATTTAGGTGGGGCTACGGCAAAAAATGTTTTAAAATTGATAGGGTTAGTCAAAAAAGAAATCAAAAATAAATTCCAAATTGATTTAGAAGAAGAGATTTCTGTTATTTAA
- a CDS encoding NYN domain-containing protein, which produces MNLEELKLHKIGINEEKFGKIFAFVDFGNANYWYEKDRRDWNDKALAGNQKLIIDIIKLADFLSSFSEQKRFYYGWHRRLKSSWHIVIKAEKNGFVKITKPIQFIRHYLNDEELSNIKTRLIREDIHGKFIEIPKSNFDVEISVDSIRLLGKYDTFCLLSGDSDFAHLVKYLKKCGKKIIIIAPGKLFHTLKENADLLINSQQIKSFIASIK; this is translated from the coding sequence ATGAATTTAGAGGAATTGAAACTGCACAAAATAGGAATCAACGAGGAAAAATTTGGTAAGATTTTTGCATTTGTTGATTTCGGCAATGCAAACTATTGGTATGAAAAAGATAGAAGGGATTGGAATGATAAGGCGTTGGCGGGAAATCAGAAATTGATAATAGATATAATAAAGTTAGCTGATTTTTTGAGTTCTTTTTCAGAACAAAAACGCTTTTATTATGGTTGGCACAGAAGACTAAAAAGTTCTTGGCACATTGTCATCAAGGCAGAGAAGAACGGATTCGTAAAAATAACGAAACCTATTCAGTTTATAAGGCATTATTTAAACGACGAAGAATTGTCAAATATTAAGACGCGATTAATCCGAGAGGATATTCATGGAAAATTTATAGAGATTCCTAAGAGCAATTTTGATGTGGAAATCAGTGTTGATTCAATTCGCCTTTTAGGAAAATACGATACTTTTTGTTTGCTTTCAGGCGATAGTGATTTCGCCCACTTGGTTAAATATCTGAAGAAGTGTGGCAAGAAAATTATTATTATCGCACCAGGGAAATTATTTCATACCCTAAAGGAAAATGCAGATTTGCTCATAAATTCTCAGCAAATCAAATCATTTATTGCTTCTATAAAATAA
- a CDS encoding O-antigen ligase family protein, translating to MGKKSREKKERRSEQTEEFIKKQPKGAVGGLEKICLFILYSSAYLMLLIPLIVSGDFLFPFVGPKGLYLMALIEIFFATGIFLIIYSPKYRAKHNALSFAIGFFVLVMILSTIFGADPLRSFWSKFERMSGLLMWLHLFGFFIVSRIIFKKDDWLRIFSFSILVSMFVCLLFWLNKAGMQGLSVAYNGSTVGNSSFLATYLLFNLFFAIYLFFELKKRKIFQFFFIKESRKICLTIATTGFVFMLITLLFSTGRAAILAFFGGAGLLLLLYLALEHKKNNIRLIAKICLILGLVIYLSGLTMLLWSNSPVQQWLSERANKSRQVIWSNAWQGFSERPILGWGSGNFSFVFHKHFDPGFYIPEIYGADTRFDRAHNIIFDNLVDGGALGLFGYLSMFGTSFWILRRGYKRKKLDFITAAVPSVILVAHFTQNLTVFDMPASFLMLFISFSFISVVSCDEPAQEVILAGRKKGRIIFLPLIALLFFFSLSSFVIKPAIAGTATIRVMKSSIFEAREPLYEKALHSSPMGQYQIREHLGLHIFNLIEARLVETRDFEIVTEALEESVQNSPFDYYERITLARTYNAYSELQKEKDEIVLKRTEEVLEDALRLSPTKQEGYWEMATTKSMLNKNDEASELLEKAISLDPRVLRSYQMAIVFYKKIGDIEKARQKGDELLKYYPELESSVRQALDN from the coding sequence ATGGGTAAAAAATCAAGAGAAAAAAAAGAAAGAAGGTCTGAACAGACCGAGGAGTTTATTAAAAAGCAGCCCAAAGGCGCTGTAGGGGGTTTAGAGAAAATATGTCTTTTTATTCTTTATTCCTCTGCCTATTTAATGCTTCTAATACCCCTTATAGTAAGCGGGGATTTTCTTTTTCCTTTTGTCGGGCCTAAAGGACTGTATCTAATGGCATTGATAGAAATATTTTTTGCCACTGGAATTTTTCTTATAATTTACTCTCCAAAATACCGCGCAAAGCACAATGCCCTTTCTTTTGCAATTGGTTTTTTTGTGTTGGTTATGATATTATCCACTATTTTCGGGGCTGACCCTTTACGCAGTTTCTGGTCTAAGTTTGAGCGGATGTCAGGTCTTTTAATGTGGCTTCATCTTTTTGGTTTTTTTATTGTTTCCAGAATAATATTTAAAAAAGATGATTGGTTGCGGATTTTTAGTTTTTCAATATTAGTTTCAATGTTCGTTTGTCTCTTGTTTTGGCTGAATAAGGCGGGAATGCAAGGCCTATCAGTCGCCTATAACGGGTCTACTGTTGGCAACAGTTCTTTTTTAGCAACTTATCTTCTTTTTAATCTTTTCTTTGCCATCTATTTATTTTTTGAATTAAAGAAAAGAAAGATATTCCAATTTTTCTTTATCAAAGAATCAAGAAAGATTTGTTTAACAATAGCAACAACAGGATTTGTTTTTATGCTTATTACATTGTTGTTTAGCACTGGCAGGGCAGCTATATTGGCTTTTTTCGGAGGAGCAGGATTGTTGTTATTATTGTATTTGGCCTTGGAGCACAAGAAAAATAATATTCGCTTAATCGCAAAAATATGTTTGATTCTGGGGTTGGTAATTTATTTGTCTGGGCTCACTATGCTTCTGTGGAGCAACAGCCCAGTCCAGCAATGGCTTTCCGAGAGAGCCAACAAGTCGCGTCAGGTTATCTGGTCAAATGCTTGGCAAGGATTTTCTGAAAGACCTATTTTGGGTTGGGGCTCTGGAAATTTTTCCTTTGTTTTCCATAAACATTTTGACCCTGGATTCTATATCCCGGAAATTTATGGGGCAGATACTCGTTTTGACAGAGCTCACAATATTATTTTTGATAATTTAGTGGATGGAGGCGCTTTGGGGTTATTCGGATATTTGTCTATGTTTGGAACAAGTTTTTGGATTTTGCGGAGGGGCTATAAAAGGAAGAAGCTAGATTTCATCACTGCTGCTGTACCGTCTGTTATCTTGGTAGCCCATTTTACGCAAAACCTCACTGTTTTTGATATGCCTGCCAGCTTTTTAATGTTATTCATATCGTTTAGTTTTATAAGCGTTGTTTCCTGCGATGAGCCAGCGCAGGAAGTGATTTTAGCAGGACGCAAGAAAGGCAGAATAATATTTTTGCCCTTGATTGCGCTTTTATTCTTTTTTTCCTTATCATCATTTGTGATAAAGCCAGCGATAGCTGGCACAGCAACAATCAGAGTGATGAAGAGTTCTATTTTTGAAGCAAGAGAACCGCTTTACGAGAAGGCGCTACATTCTTCACCAATGGGCCAGTATCAAATAAGAGAACATTTGGGACTTCATATTTTCAATTTAATAGAGGCAAGATTGGTGGAAACAAGGGATTTTGAAATTGTTACCGAAGCGCTAGAAGAATCTGTCCAGAATTCCCCTTTTGATTATTATGAACGGATAACTCTTGCCAGAACATATAACGCATATTCAGAACTTCAGAAGGAAAAAGATGAAATTGTTTTGAAGCGGACAGAAGAAGTTTTAGAAGATGCGCTCCGGCTCTCGCCAACCAAGCAGGAAGGATATTGGGAAATGGCAACAACAAAGTCAATGCTTAATAAAAATGATGAAGCATCTGAATTGCTCGAAAAAGCTATTTCTCTGGACCCGAGAGTTCTCCGCTCTTATCAGATGGCAATAGTTTTTTACAAGAAAATTGGGGACATTGAGAAAGCGCGCCAAAAAGGAGACGAACTTTTAAAATATTACCCTGAATTAGAGTCATCTGTGAGGCAGGCTTTGGATAATTAA
- a CDS encoding exopolysaccharide biosynthesis polyprenyl glycosylphosphotransferase, producing the protein MKSKRVWFRMNQMLNLTIFRKILLFLGDLSLFYVSLIITLFIRFGQNLTPKTFSTHLVAFSPLFLVWICVFLFFELYELNIANLNTSFIARLSFGLIVCLMAGVIFFYLFPIFGLTPKTNLLILTVILWVFIILWRKLALYLYSSYFQNRIAIIGITNESEKLAQILMRNPQLGYKMMELIPTGDIIELPQKIKESRINTIILAEDISGNQMLERILYQYLSLKVNLLDLAQAYEIILKKIPIGFINQSWFLENLQEGQKRFYDKIKRMLDVLMALFFLILSIPFWLIAPIIIKITSKGPVLYFQKRLGKNLNKIRVIKFRTMEKNADQFGDDWSQGKEDSRITKAGRILRYFHIDEIPQIFNILSGKMSFVGPRPESLKNIAFLEKEIPYYHLRHLVKPGITGWAQMNSGHLNTSGEIGSLSEKIRYDFEKVEYDFYYIKNRSFVLDLNIFFKSLGLFFKQGQ; encoded by the coding sequence TTGAAATCAAAGAGAGTTTGGTTTAGGATGAATCAAATGCTCAATCTTACGATTTTCAGAAAAATTTTGCTCTTTTTGGGAGACCTCTCTCTATTTTATGTTTCGTTGATTATAACTCTTTTTATCCGCTTTGGTCAAAACCTTACGCCCAAAACATTCTCTACGCACTTGGTCGCATTTTCTCCATTGTTTCTCGTCTGGATATGTGTTTTCCTTTTTTTCGAGCTCTACGAACTTAATATTGCGAATCTTAATACTTCTTTTATTGCCCGACTAAGTTTCGGTCTTATAGTGTGCCTGATGGCAGGCGTAATATTCTTTTACTTGTTCCCTATATTCGGGCTCACACCGAAAACCAATCTTCTAATACTAACAGTAATACTTTGGGTCTTTATAATCCTATGGCGAAAATTAGCGCTTTATCTTTACTCTTCGTATTTTCAAAATCGCATTGCAATAATCGGCATCACCAATGAATCAGAAAAACTTGCCCAAATATTAATGAGAAATCCACAACTCGGATACAAAATGATGGAATTAATCCCGACTGGCGACATAATTGAATTGCCTCAAAAAATAAAAGAATCCAGAATAAATACTATTATCCTTGCCGAAGACATATCGGGAAACCAAATGCTTGAAAGGATTCTCTATCAATATCTATCTTTGAAGGTCAACCTCCTTGATTTAGCGCAGGCGTATGAAATTATCCTCAAAAAAATTCCTATCGGATTCATAAATCAGTCCTGGTTTTTAGAAAATCTTCAAGAAGGCCAAAAACGATTTTATGACAAGATTAAAAGAATGCTTGATGTTTTAATGGCCTTATTTTTCTTGATATTATCAATTCCTTTTTGGCTTATTGCTCCTATTATTATAAAGATAACCAGCAAAGGACCTGTTCTTTATTTTCAAAAACGATTGGGGAAAAATTTAAATAAAATACGGGTTATTAAGTTCAGAACAATGGAAAAGAACGCCGACCAATTTGGCGATGATTGGAGCCAGGGCAAAGAAGATTCAAGGATAACAAAGGCAGGAAGAATATTAAGATATTTCCACATTGATGAGATTCCTCAGATTTTCAATATTCTTTCCGGAAAGATGTCTTTTGTCGGGCCAAGACCGGAAAGCTTGAAAAACATTGCTTTTCTGGAAAAAGAAATTCCTTATTATCATTTGAGACACTTGGTAAAGCCAGGAATTACGGGCTGGGCTCAAATGAATTCCGGACATCTTAATACATCGGGCGAAATAGGAAGTTTGAGTGAAAAAATCCGTTATGATTTTGAAAAAGTAGAATACGATTTTTATTACATAAAAAACAGGTCTTTTGTTCTTGACCTGAATATCTTTTTTAAAAGCTTGGGGTTATTTTTTAAGCAAGGGCAATAA
- a CDS encoding glycosyltransferase family 4 protein, which translates to MEKIVFIMNNFLIGGTEKFLYGLIKNLDKDKFEISIVSTWGSGVLEKDFQTLGLPIYFAGSRGCLSNIFAKIFSVFGTAFRLVVFLKKNKPDIVVTSLYQSDILGIFSSWLVGVKKRIIIQHDVKRLNFFVRIIKKIFAINLATKIIANSNTTKDFLISFFGVPEKKISVIHNGVNMSDISRGVKELGQDNIVFGIIGRLEPVKGHIYFLEAMKTLNREAIRPKALVVGDGELREKLQKFVEENNLENIQFTGMTEDVSAKLKLIDVLVVPSLSEGFGLVALEGLFAEKIVVASDLPAIREFIEHNNNGFLFEPSNSGKLAVILKQLVTDFDFCQNARTRTKKWLETMGRKFDITNVAIRYEEILG; encoded by the coding sequence ATGGAAAAAATAGTATTTATAATGAATAATTTTTTAATCGGAGGAACAGAGAAGTTCCTTTATGGCCTTATTAAAAACCTTGATAAAGATAAGTTTGAGATTTCCATAGTAAGCACTTGGGGGAGCGGTGTTTTAGAAAAAGATTTTCAGACATTGGGATTGCCTATTTATTTTGCTGGGTCGAGGGGATGTCTTTCCAATATTTTTGCAAAAATATTTTCCGTATTTGGCACTGCTTTCAGATTAGTTGTTTTTTTGAAGAAAAACAAGCCAGACATAGTGGTTACATCCCTTTATCAATCAGATATCTTGGGTATTTTCAGCTCTTGGCTGGTTGGCGTAAAAAAACGAATCATTATCCAGCACGATGTTAAGCGATTAAATTTTTTTGTAAGAATTATAAAAAAGATTTTTGCAATTAATTTAGCAACCAAAATAATTGCTAATTCAAATACTACTAAGGACTTCTTGATTTCTTTTTTTGGCGTTCCTGAAAAAAAGATTTCAGTGATTCATAATGGCGTTAATATGTCTGATATAAGCAGGGGAGTCAAAGAATTAGGGCAGGACAATATAGTTTTTGGGATTATTGGCAGATTAGAGCCAGTCAAAGGACACATTTATTTTTTAGAAGCAATGAAGACATTAAACAGAGAGGCGATTAGGCCGAAAGCATTAGTTGTTGGGGACGGAGAGCTTAGAGAAAAATTACAGAAATTTGTGGAAGAGAACAATCTTGAGAACATTCAATTCACGGGGATGACAGAAGATGTGTCTGCGAAGCTGAAATTAATTGATGTCTTGGTAGTGCCGTCTCTTAGCGAGGGTTTTGGATTAGTGGCGCTTGAGGGACTGTTTGCCGAAAAAATAGTGGTTGCTTCCGACCTTCCCGCTATTCGGGAATTTATTGAGCATAATAATAATGGATTTTTATTTGAGCCAAGCAACAGCGGAAAGTTGGCAGTAATATTAAAGCAATTAGTCACAGATTTTGATTTTTGTCAGAACGCGCGAACAAGGACAAAAAAATGGCTTGAAACCATGGGAAGAAAATTTGATATTACTAATGTAGCCATTCGTTACGAAGAAATCCTCGGCTGA
- a CDS encoding glycosyltransferase, which yields MDKNFKKILVVSSYAPPAIGGPQNLYNLLRDFPKDCYFILTSFYNIDNLSAQKGTWLNGEYIFYDKPSANKEDRISAQEEKTITKKSSLLNKLKHLARRNWLVRNLIGVPIIITQIFWIVRQGKKSIEEKKPDVLLGFSDYGPAMIGTYLLHKISKIPFKLFLFDLYKGNFYPFPGGILSKIFEPKLFKQSEQIIVTNQGTKDFYIKRYGENIREKIKIIHNSAFPEPYIASQQKYQPTPPFSILFTGRIYWPQINAIKNLAQAVEEINDLDLKLDIYCPNPREYLDGIGIKESEKIKISVAPPQDMPRIQSQADILFLPLSWGTKSNDIINTATPGKFTDYLVAGKPMLIHAPASAYLVKYAKENNCAMVVDKNEIEELKKGIRALIKNPDLASQLIQNARKIFFANHDANKNAELFRALFVKD from the coding sequence ATGGATAAAAATTTTAAAAAAATTCTTGTTGTCTCGTCCTACGCCCCTCCAGCCATCGGCGGACCTCAAAATCTTTATAATCTTCTTCGGGATTTTCCGAAGGATTGTTATTTTATCCTAACAAGCTTCTATAATATTGACAATCTCTCTGCTCAAAAAGGCACTTGGCTTAATGGTGAGTATATTTTTTATGATAAACCAAGCGCCAACAAAGAAGACAGAATAAGTGCTCAAGAAGAAAAAACAATTACTAAAAAAAGTTCTTTATTGAATAAGTTAAAGCATTTAGCCAGAAGGAATTGGCTTGTGAGAAATCTAATAGGTGTGCCAATAATCATCACTCAAATCTTCTGGATAGTAAGGCAAGGCAAAAAATCTATTGAAGAAAAAAAACCAGATGTTTTGCTGGGCTTCTCCGACTATGGGCCAGCAATGATAGGAACTTATCTTTTGCATAAAATCAGCAAAATACCTTTTAAATTATTCCTTTTTGATTTATACAAAGGAAATTTTTATCCTTTTCCCGGCGGTATTTTATCAAAAATATTTGAGCCAAAATTATTCAAGCAATCAGAGCAAATTATTGTCACCAACCAAGGCACTAAGGACTTTTACATTAAACGCTATGGCGAGAATATCAGGGAAAAGATAAAAATAATACATAATTCAGCTTTTCCAGAGCCATATATTGCTTCGCAACAAAAATATCAACCCACTCCACCGTTTTCAATTCTTTTTACTGGACGAATTTACTGGCCACAAATAAATGCCATTAAAAACCTTGCCCAAGCAGTAGAAGAAATTAATGATTTAGATTTAAAATTAGATATTTACTGCCCTAATCCCAGAGAATATTTGGACGGAATCGGAATTAAAGAAAGCGAGAAAATAAAAATCTCTGTGGCGCCTCCCCAAGATATGCCAAGAATCCAGAGCCAGGCAGACATATTATTTCTCCCGCTTTCGTGGGGAACAAAAAGCAATGATATCATAAATACTGCTACACCCGGTAAGTTTACGGATTATTTGGTGGCTGGGAAACCAATGTTAATCCATGCTCCTGCCAGTGCTTATCTTGTAAAATATGCCAAAGAAAATAATTGCGCTATGGTGGTTGATAAAAACGAAATTGAAGAACTGAAAAAGGGAATTAGGGCATTGATTAAAAACCCTGACTTGGCAAGCCAGTTAATCCAAAATGCTAGAAAAATATTTTTTGCCAACCACGACGCAAACAAAAACGCGGAATTATTCCGCGCCCTATTTGTAAAAGATTAA
- a CDS encoding glycosyltransferase family 4 protein gives MKILILNENIYGTVSGEETLWSVLAKNLLNCKAIALKDFRDGDIENYIKQYSPDILIFNSIFGDIRIPENIKKIVILQDNFLAMKKVLPGKLRRIASKVIKLGNDFYSQNIIKQESALSDADLIVAVSQNIADWYGVKADIIPIGVDSNLFKPMEKMFLRKKYGIPLNGLVKIYVGSAHSVKGWDILKKEIKSDKDDFYILVFKDEKVREMPFKNIKVFNRVSQQSLSELYNCADVYIGRSRVESLWLTPIEAMFCNVPIDVSNVGIFADWHPENKNPRKEAFKRGLSREEMIIKWEKVISDL, from the coding sequence ATGAAAATTTTGATTTTAAATGAAAATATTTATGGAACTGTAAGTGGGGAAGAAACGCTTTGGTCTGTTTTGGCGAAAAATTTATTGAATTGTAAGGCAATTGCATTGAAGGATTTTAGAGATGGAGATATAGAGAATTATATCAAACAATATTCGCCCGATATCTTGATATTTAATTCTATATTTGGGGACATAAGAATTCCTGAAAATATTAAAAAAATTGTCATTTTACAAGACAATTTTTTAGCTATGAAAAAGGTCTTGCCCGGAAAACTTCGCAGGATTGCTTCAAAAGTAATAAAATTGGGGAATGATTTTTATTCCCAGAATATCATAAAACAAGAGTCAGCATTATCAGACGCTGATTTAATAGTCGCGGTTTCTCAAAATATCGCTGATTGGTATGGCGTTAAAGCAGATATCATTCCAATAGGTGTTGATTCAAATCTTTTTAAGCCAATGGAGAAAATGTTTTTGAGAAAAAAATATGGAATTCCTCTGAATGGTCTTGTAAAAATATATGTTGGCAGTGCTCATTCTGTAAAAGGATGGGATATTCTTAAAAAGGAAATTAAAAGCGATAAAGATGATTTTTATATTTTAGTTTTCAAGGACGAGAAAGTCCGAGAGATGCCATTTAAAAACATAAAAGTATTTAATAGAGTTTCTCAACAATCTTTGTCAGAACTTTATAACTGCGCTGATGTTTATATTGGCAGAAGTAGGGTAGAGAGCTTGTGGCTAACGCCGATTGAGGCGATGTTTTGCAATGTGCCGATAGATGTAAGTAATGTAGGCATTTTTGCAGATTGGCATCCAGAAAATAAAAATCCTCGCAAAGAGGCATTTAAGAGGGGATTGTCTCGAGAAGAAATGATAATAAAATGGGAAAAAGTAATTAGTGATTTGTAA
- a CDS encoding methyltransferase domain-containing protein: protein MPSSSPASKSTILDWFKKNHSEIQSIMDIGPGMGTYFDLLNSSAKRKIDWSCVEIWEPYIYRFKLYRKYRMIYKENIRNFIPCQVYDVVILGDVLEHMSKKDAVATIEGVRKYTKFYIISLPLDAETNAPAGTGDKDWDNPYEIHRAQWSDKEFLSLSFTDEFLIKHKEEGLGVYIGRSRAFNTNYSSETPTKIYKPQVKFFRSLWYGRKEIFSFFKKFIPNRIKKVIKKIIFLIYNPIIMKNQEQIKLNIGAGGEQLLGFKTIDIDPSTKPDIVCDIEKGLPFEDNSVDEIRCSHTLEHVSNILFVLREFYRVCKNGAKITIAVPLMDASDMTHVRFFNEHTFRTLIEPIYWNKPYYFVGKYKEISRSFRELSTCREMTLVLEVIK, encoded by the coding sequence ATGCCAAGCAGTTCGCCCGCGAGCAAATCTACAATCTTGGATTGGTTTAAAAAAAATCATTCTGAAATTCAATCTATAATGGACATTGGGCCCGGCATGGGCACATATTTTGATTTATTAAATTCTTCTGCTAAAAGAAAAATAGATTGGTCATGTGTTGAAATTTGGGAGCCATATATTTATCGTTTCAAGCTTTATCGTAAATATAGGATGATTTATAAGGAGAATATCAGGAATTTTATACCATGCCAAGTTTATGATGTTGTTATCCTCGGAGATGTTTTGGAACATATGTCAAAAAAAGATGCTGTCGCAACAATAGAAGGAGTTAGAAAATATACTAAATTTTATATTATTTCTTTGCCCCTTGATGCCGAAACTAATGCCCCAGCTGGGACAGGGGATAAAGATTGGGACAATCCTTACGAGATACATCGAGCCCAGTGGTCTGATAAAGAATTTTTATCTTTGTCGTTTACAGATGAATTTTTGATAAAGCATAAAGAAGAAGGATTGGGTGTATATATCGGCAGAAGTAGAGCTTTTAATACCAATTATTCCAGTGAAACTCCAACCAAAATTTACAAACCGCAAGTAAAATTTTTTAGGAGTTTATGGTATGGTAGAAAAGAAATCTTTTCTTTTTTCAAAAAATTTATTCCTAATAGAATCAAAAAAGTAATTAAAAAGATTATATTTTTAATCTATAATCCAATTATTATGAAAAATCAGGAGCAAATAAAACTTAATATAGGGGCAGGCGGGGAGCAATTATTGGGTTTTAAAACCATTGATATTGACCCAAGCACGAAGCCCGATATTGTCTGCGACATTGAAAAAGGGCTTCCTTTTGAAGACAACAGCGTTGACGAAATCAGGTGTTCGCATACTTTGGAGCATGTTAGCAACATACTTTTTGTTTTGCGGGAGTTTTATCGTGTTTGTAAAAATGGCGCCAAAATAACAATTGCTGTACCTTTGATGGATGCCTCGGATATGACCCATGTCAGATTTTTTAATGAGCATACTTTTAGAACTTTGATTGAGCCGATTTATTGGAATAAGCCATATTATTTTGTAGGCAAATATAAGGAAATTTCTCGCTCGTTTCGAGAGCTAAGCACCTGCAGAGAAATGACATTAGTTTTAGAGGTTATAAAATGA